The nucleotide sequence ATTAAGAAATACTCTGGTCGATAGAAGCAGCGGAAAACCTTGGAAGACACAGACTGAGGTGACACCAAACAGTGTGGCACATGGAGGGCCCTTTTGAGGAAGTGTAATGGGGAATCTTCATGACAGGGATCATCTTTGTTTGAGTAGAGCGAGTTCATGACATTCTCATCTTTGACAGTGCAATTGCTTAAAGTATGACAACCTGACAAACAAACATCACTCACTTGACCTTTTTGACTAAGGTCACCAACCAAGATGCTTCTGTTTGCTTAATGAAGCATCATCTCCTGTCTCATGCCCTCGTTTCTAGGGTGATGTTTAGTATTGGTGAAAGTGCATGGATGACAGATTTCtcttgctgattattctgattccaTTCGGGCGGTTTGTCCATTTGCCGCCGTATGATGGATCCACACACACACATCAGTAAATTATAAGGATGATTTTGTTCCACGGTAACTCCAAGAGGAGCAGCAGAACTGCTGTATGTTAAGCTGGGAATAGTTCTGATGACCAGAAGAAGATGAAGACTGCACCTCTCTCGATGCGATCATGTTATCCTGTTTCGGGTACTGGGAATGTCGATCGATGGCCTGCCTTGTACTGATTTGTTGCATGGAGTTACGTAGCAGTCATGcatggtgagctgagctgcggtaAAACTCCCATGGAGAGGAAGACGACCGACTCTCCCACAGATTTATCTCGAGGACAAGGACAAACCATGCGTAATGGTGAACGCGACAGAGGCGACACCAACAGGCCTCCCCAGTCTCCGCTGTCACATCGGGTTCTGATGTGATAAGACGGCAAAGCCAGCCGAACTTTGGGCCAACCCTATGCCTCCATCCTTCGCCACACCGCGTATATGCTTCTGCTGCTTTCGTCTGAACCTGTCATTTCCTTCTTCCCATGGGTTCTCTGTGCCCATGCGTGCGACGTCAGCCCTAATGATTCGGTGCTGCGGTTCTTTGACCATTCGGTCTCTCGGTCCTCCCACATCCCCACGCTTCGCAGCACCCCCTTCACACTGCAATTGGACACTCAACATAGGAAACATTAGACTTCCAAGGTCAATGTTGACCAAAAGAGCCCACATTGCATGCAATATTTCATGAGAACCATGCGGAAGATAAAAGGTAGACGGTGTCATTTTGGTCATTTGAGTTTGTCCTAAGCAAAAGAAGACAGCCCCTTATCCTCTCCAACAAAGctatctataaatacctcaccccacGCTTGTGCTGTTCAGGCATATGCGCATAGTGTTCGATCTTTTTcgatctttctctctcttctcccatcTCTTGCACTCGCCATGGACGGCCGGAACGGCAGCCCAAACCGCGGTCTCGCCGGCGCGGAGCCCGTGCGCTCCCGCTGGACCCCGAAGCCGGAGCAGATCCTCATCCTGGAGTCCATCTTCAACAGCGGCATGGTTAACCCCCCCAAGGATGAGACGGTGAGGATCCGCAAGCTCCTCGAGAAGTTCGGCTCCGTCGGCGACGCCAACGTCTTCTACTGGTTCCAGAACCGGCGGTCAAGGTCCCGCCGCCGGCAGCGGCAGCTGCAAGCCGCGGGCCTCGCGGCGGATCCCGGAGCTGCGATGCACGCACGCCAGGTCGGTGGTGCAGCTCTGTATGAACCGACCTCGACCGGCATGTCATCGAACAACTCGTCTGGTGGAGGCAGGCTCTTTGCTtgctcttcttctgcttcttcttcttcttcttcctcctcctcatcctctagCCTTGTGGGGGATGATGGAGGTGCCGATGATCTCTTCTTCTCTCGCCAGATGAGCTTCATGGAGAGTTGCCAGAATCCTTTTATGTGCTATCCTGACGTCGCTCCAATGAACTATCAGCCTGGTTAGCGCATGGCTTTGTGCTTACTCCTTTTGCATAAGATTTTAGTGGGTGCTCATTGGAGATATATAGTAGTAAGATTTACTTACACATATCACAACTAAATTAGGATTATATTTATTGTTTGGTTCTCGAATTCGACAGCTCGATAAAAAGGATTATGTCGACCTAAAAGCAAATGATTTGTGTTTCTCTGCTCAACTAAAAGGAGCTCCTTCTTTTGGAGTCAGAAAGAAGCATGTTAGCAATCACTCTCAGCATCAACTAAATCGATCGTTTCATGTTTTCTATCGATGATACCTGTTCTTCTCCTAATGTCTTCTTGTTGTTTTCTTCTGTTGCATCGATGAGAAGCATGCTAAAGATTATTTTGAGGCAATAACAAGTGAAATATTGAGTTCACCAACTGCATGTTTGAATGCAGGGACCATCACTGTCTTCATCAATGGGATCCCATCAGAAGTTCCAAGAGGACCTATAGACTTGAGAGCTATGTTTGGCCAAAATGTGATGCTCGTCCACTCCTCCGGAGAGCTTCTTCCCATCAATGAATACGGAATTCTACTGCAGAGCTTGCAGATGGGTGACAGCTACTTCTTGGTGAGCTTCTCAAAACAATTAATGCTTCTAATatccatttctctctctctctctctctctctctctctctgtgtgcacATGTGTGTATACACACATATCTTCATGTTTATCCGAAGAACAATACATACCCCATGGTGTGAATAGTAGTACATGGAAATGTGATCTACTTCATTCCAGCTGAATGATCAGATTTTATATCACATATAAAAGTTTTTATCTTTATTTGATGCTTGTgtgttatttatgatttggaactaTATGCTATGCCATCAAAATAAGTTACTTCTTATCCATCTTCAAGCTTAGAAAGTctcaaatatatgatatttcaCTTAGAGACCATTTAGTATTCCATGTTCAGTGGAGCTAATATTGGTCTGAACACTTCTGCTTTCATGCAATTGTAAAGTTCATGAGAAAGATTAATATGATTTTTACCTCTTGACAGGTATCAACATCTACTTAATCCATGAGAAATGGCATCAGCAGAATCAAATGCCTCTTCCAGTGATCACAATTTCAGAAGCAATCTCACCTCTTGTCATAATTTAATGATCTACCACATCCTTATGTGTCTAATTATTACCATGGCTGAAGCTGTTTGTAGCTTtcctattattatttatcattatggTGTTGTATGCACTTGATAGTGTTTGCTGGAATACAGAAATCTTAATTGTATTTGCACCTTTGTTTCTTCAATTGCATTGGCAGAGTGCATCAAAAACACTACATCTTGGAACTACAGATCTCCCAAGTGTTCTGGATCTTACAATTAATTTGATCGAAGGAGATCACATATGTAAGAGGATGGATGTCTGATGTCTTCAATAAAATTGTATGCTTCAAATTAGTTTTTGTTTGGGTACAGAAGTCCACTGCAAACTCTGTTTTCATTTTGTTGAAAGTTCATTTCACATTCTATCTACATGAGTTGCCAACTTTAGCATTCTCTATTACATGTGGATCATCTTATCTAAGCCTCTTTGAGCAGCATCTAATTTACTTTAGAGGTGAAGAGTAAATTTCATGACACAGTGAAACTTTCATTGCTTTTGAGACCCACATATTGGCCTTGTCTTTGCTACTGTTTAGGTCCTACACAGGGATGGACATGAAAGAGAAGTACAATAAAACAGAGATGTTTAAGACCTTGTAGTTTTCTGATGACTCAACAAGGAACAGGTGTTCTCTTCTTGCTAAGAGGAGAGACAGGAGTTTTCTTTTGAGAAAGAAAGGGTTCAGGAACTGTTTAGAACAATTGGTCATAAAGAATTCAAATGAGCCAACAAACAATTTTGCGGCTGAGAACAAATGCACTGCTTTAACATCATTTGGTTcatatgaaaatttgatgaagaagATGAGATGAAATGCTGCTCTCTCTGGTAGCTTTCAGCAGAGCAAAGTGGCCTTGATCTCATACAGTTCTTCACCTTTGTCTGAGCTCAACAAGACAGAGTTAATTATCTGAAACAAAAGCCATGCAGAGGTTAACACACAGTTgcttcattccttctttttcatgTATCCAATGTATTGTTCTACCCAAAGATTCTTCCCTTCCATCCTGGCTTACTGATTCAGATTCATATGAGGATCTTACATGATCTCACATGGAATCTTGGGGGAAAATGTAGCGGATAATGATCTCTCAGATGCAATCAAGGAATCTTAATCTTCTTATTGACTTGATGCAGCTGGTAAATAAAGTTTTACATGTCACATTACAAGGTTGCATTTTTGAAGTAAAACTGAACTCTACATAAGCTTCTCAGTAGCTTCAGCCATCTGCTGAATTGTACAGTCTTCAATTCGCTGCGTCTTCCCGAACTAACATCTCTCTCGTTCCGCCTTGAGAGAGGCATATCAGTGTCACGGAGAGAGCAAGCTTTGtgcaaaccaccttccaaagcagTCTCTCTTTCATCTCTCTCCCGCCAAAACCGCACCTCAGGTAACCCCCATCTGCTCGGGTGTTCCCCGATCCGACACCGCGGCCGGCGCAGACCACCGCTTTGGCCGCTGTGTGGACGACGCCGAGATCAGCATCTTCGACGCCGAGCGCTACTACAACGAAGGCCACGGCGGCATTAGCGGGACCGTGATTCTCGACGGAGCGGGCAAAAGGTGCAACCTTTCCACCCATGGAGGGAGTTCTCGTTCTCCTCGACCGATGGCTACGCGAGGCACGGCCGAACGCGTTCGTTCTACTCGACTCCGACAGGCTCGTCGGAGGCCAGCTGGAATAGCCAGTCGGGGCTCCTCTCACACCCCGCCGTGCTCCATCGCTGTCGCCGCGAGCGCCTTGCTCTTGAACGAACCAGCGAAGCCGCCGTCCTTCCCCGCTTGCCGTCTCTTCGGCCGCAACTGCCCGTGTTATGGGAGGAAGTCCGTCGACGTTGATGAGACGTGCTCGGAACCCAAGAGCTCGATTCGCTCTGGTTCGGATTTGAACGCGTCGTCCACCGCCAAAAATCACTGCTTTAGAACAGGGGAAATGGGCCTCAATAGCTTCCCGGACAGAGTGATGCCGGAAGAGATCAAGAACGAGTTTGGCTTCGAGGAGATGATCCTGGATGGTGAATTCCAGCAGCTTATTCGGCTATTCCCATGTCTTCTCCTGCCCCGTGTTGAATCCGTCCTCTTTGAACAACCTCGCCGAAGAGCCACCACGAGAATCCCTGGAGGTCTTCTGGCCAACCAGGCATACCGCAGCAGCGCTGAGCACACCACCGGATTCACAACTTGCCGCCGTGGTTTTCCCATTCTCCGACCCAGTAAACCGCCGAAGTTTCACCCGAATCCCCCGCCAGACGACGACGTGGCGAGCTACACAAGCTCAGACCTTTTCGAGATCGAAAACTTCTCCACCCGGACGACCTACCGCCGACCCGACTCCCTCGACTCCCGCGACCATCTCCGTGGGGGCCTTGAGGCGGAGGTACCGCCACCGTCCAATGCGCCCAGCGAGGCGAGCGTCGAGTGGAGCGTCACCACCGCTCCTTCCGGGAGGAGCGCGAGCGCTGCGCCGCCACGGGCGGGAGGCGGAGATGCCGCGGTCTTCTGAGCTGCCGAAACGACAAAGGCGGTCAGCGTCGGCCCAATCCCGCTGCGATTAACATCTCCGGTCTGATCGAATGCGGTGCGCAAACCCAAACCCGGTTCGAACACCCTAAACCAGTGACGTGTGTTGTCATGATTTCTATTTGGATTCTCTCATTAATAATAATCTAACGCTGAAAATTATTGGATTCTCTCATTAATAATAATCTAATGCTGAAAATTATTGACTTtcgtaatctctctctctctctctctctctctctctctctctctatatatatatatatatatatatatatatatatatatatatatatatatatatatatatatatatttataacgtTTAGATACTGCTATTTAATCTATTGACTGTATGCTGTGTGTCCTGCGGAGTACACATCTTCTGATACGTACACCAACACGAAGGTAACTCCAACAAGGCCAAATACCCTCAACTTTGTGCGGCTACAGCTATCGATTTCCAGATTCAATGTGTCACCGTCTTGTTATACCTGCCTGCATTGACAACATTGCTTGATTAGATTTCCATGGCTGCACGACACCTGTTTGTATAAATGCACCATCCAGCACCAGGCTAACAGAAGACTCCAAACAGGTGGGTCTCAATCAGATTCCACGTTGCCCCGAATCATGGAAGGGTTTGATGTGGTTCTTGAGCTTAGAGAAGACCACCTCCATGAATCATGTCATTTTGCTCACCTAACTGGCATGTGGAGTCAGCCTCATGTCTCTCTGGAGCAGGACAAGCAGCCTGGAAACAGATCCATGCTTCTTTGTGTACGAGGATATATGATTCTGCTTTGCACCTTCACATGTGGGTGACCTGCTCAGGGCCTACTGATATGGGGTAAACCTTTAATCTTTTACTCGATTTGAAGAATGAGTTGAACAACCATGACTTCTGAAACTTGCATGTTTTAGTTACTGTACATATATTTTGTTTACATTGTGTTGTTGCTGGTTGTTCTTCTGGTCATTATTTTGACATTAGTTATCTGTAGTGTCATGACCAAAAGTATCTTGAGTTGCATTCTAGTgacatatatctatatgtatatattcagCTTTTTGGAGTAATTATAGTTCTAGTTCAGTTCACAAACACAGCTAAAGCTTTGCCTACTGTATGTGCATCAATCATGCATAATACAGAATTTCTGTATAATTAATGCATTTGTACCTGAAGTAGAAATGTGATACTTTCAGATTGTGTGCGCGCGCCATGGAATAGTTATACTTCATGGGTAGTTAGTACTTGAAACATTTACCAGCTTCCAGTGCTAtctaaaagaaatagaagaagaaaaatcttATCCATGTTAGTTTGAACAGAACTAAGAACTCACAAAAATGACTGCTTACAGTTGTGCCATAAGTTTCTCAACCATCCACAATAATCTTCATGAGATGCAGAGAACTTACATGTCTTAGATGAGTAGGTTGGCTGGATATAGATTATAAGTTTGATACTCACTTAATTTTGAAAGATTTTGTAGCAGTAGCCCCAGAGTAACAGCACTCCAGTGAAATGAACTGTCCAAGCAGTAAACTTTAGATGTTTTGCtatggaaagaaagaaaaaagtatACCGTACGATCGATGGATTTAACATTGTCCAACCTTCACAAACAATGAACCACACCATTGCTATTGGACTGATTTTTATCTGGTTTTGCCTTTTGTGAGCTGGTTTCCTGATCGCATTCACATCACAAAATTGCCTGAACAATGACTCTTTGATACCTAATACATTGTTTTAGATATTGAAGAACCAATCATTCTGATGCCATGTTGTTGACATTGAAATAAGGGTAACATAAATCTCCAGTTCTGAAGACTCTCATCATTATATTGTTAGTTGTTTCATTTACTCTAGAGTAGATTACATAAGACAATGTGATCATTATATGTTGAGGGAGATTAAGAGATTATAAAGGCCATCCATGAGTTTGGTCCCTTCATGAGGTAGTTCCTGCACAGTCTAGTTATTACTGTTTTATGAGAATTAAAAGAGAGGGACATTAATTCCCACACAGAATACCTGGTCAAACACTTGGGCTCTTGAACCTTTAAAATTATCATCTTAATATATGTTCTGAAGTTGTTTTATGCATCATGACTTGCACTAGTGGAGCAGCCAATCCACTAGACAAGCAAATTAGCAGCAAACAAACCAATACCTGAACGCACTACTTCTTGCAAGATGGAGAGTCAATTAAATATTCACAGAGAGACGAGAAGTAGTATTGCAACTTAAACCTGTCACAAACTACTACTCTTACTCCTGTAATTAATACACAGTAAGAGGCACAGTTCTTAGAGGTTCCAATCCTTTTTGTTCTGCATTTTTTTGCAATTTGGTGGTTTTAACTTTGtctcagaaaaagaaaaacactattttatcttttgttttata is from Musa acuminata AAA Group cultivar baxijiao chromosome BXJ1-6, Cavendish_Baxijiao_AAA, whole genome shotgun sequence and encodes:
- the LOC103987937 gene encoding WUSCHEL-related homeobox 6-like; protein product: MDGRNGSPNRGLAGAEPVRSRWTPKPEQILILESIFNSGMVNPPKDETVRIRKLLEKFGSVGDANVFYWFQNRRSRSRRRQRQLQAAGLAADPGAAMHARQVGGAALYEPTSTGMSSNNSSGGGRLFACSSSASSSSSSSSSSSSLVGDDGGADDLFFSRQMSFMESCQNPFMCYPDVAPMNYQPGTITVFINGIPSEVPRGPIDLRAMFGQNVMLVHSSGELLPINEYGILLQSLQMGDSYFLVSTST
- the LOC135677451 gene encoding protein PHYTOCHROME KINASE SUBSTRATE 4-like, which gives rise to MATRGTAERVRSTRLRQARRRPAGIASRGSSHTPPCSIAVAASALLLNEPAKPPSFPACRLFGRNCPCYGRKSVDVDETCSEPKSSIRSGSDLNASSTAKNHCFRTGEMGLNSFPDRVMPEEIKNEFGFEEMILDGEFQQLIRLFPCLLLPRVESVLFEQPRRRATTRIPGGLLANQAYRSSAEHTTGFTTCRRGFPILRPSKPPKFHPNPPPDDDVASYTSSDLFEIENFSTRTTYRRPDSLDSRDHLRGGLEAEVPPPSNAPSEASVEWSVTTAPSGRSASAAPPRAGGGDAAVF